From Tripterygium wilfordii isolate XIE 37 chromosome 13, ASM1340144v1, whole genome shotgun sequence, the proteins below share one genomic window:
- the LOC120013809 gene encoding heme-binding-like protein At3g10130, chloroplastic, with translation MDVVSETAKYVFPKRFENRNLEDALMAGVILLRFCIVFWFLLQSLAFLVSGARVFIGFVHVSLFHAVPELGTVEDKVVSRKDEYEIRAIEPCYIVETTMPGTTGFNFNGASESFNVLAEYLFGKNKRENGDDYGLPQFYSEDSI, from the exons atggatGTGGTGAGTGAAACCGCTAAATATGTGTTTCCAAAGAGGTTTGAGAACCGGAATTTGGAGGACGCTTTGATGGCTGGTGTTATTTTGTTGAGGTTTTGCATCGTGTTCTGGTTTCTATTGCAGTCCCTTGCCTTCCTTGTAAGTGGAGCTAGGGTTTTTATTGGCTTTGTTCATGTATCTCTATTTCATGCAGTTCCGGAACTTGGGACAGTTGAGGATAAAGTTGTAAGTAGGAAAGATGAGTACGAGATTAGAGCAATCGAG CCTTGCTACATAGTAGAAACGACCATGCCTGGGACGACTGGTTTTAATTTCAATGGTGCATCGGAATCCTTCAATGTCTTAGCTGAGTACCTGTTTGGTAAG AACAAAAGAGAGAATGGAGATGACTATGGACTACCCCAATTTTACTCGGAAGACTCAATCTGA
- the LOC120012919 gene encoding uncharacterized protein LOC120012919: MASSLRQWESDPLFSAAEVVQDSADRAESIFRLLLHEQSLVQYEPPDPKLLTSMEYHRLELKTILETAKWQLEDFERAVGVAAMMETSQTREHVITRHMQFIRAIKEQINHVEKSLGDPLMGDSVRNSEWVSLNEQDSDGLALFITGGNPTGFSNHNELEDSSILRRFLDPAGGNPTTSGLKDDENVEHGKHDIEKLNGNRDFHVDQYKDSIKQNNLRKVGSRYSSRMSLDALNSLYESNYNRRGEHACWDLEANEAKPNGLSQVSKLRGSSSRLNILGFLNRKWTAYGSRARNYTKRLKDGEEQRHVPSFSDISYAAPVQHIIYRWFPCHFEVNWHSMKTILLIVCTLIVLVKLVSRVF, from the exons ATGGCGTCGAGTTTGCGGCAATGGGAATCGGACCCTCTATTCTCAGCAGCTGAAGTTGTTCAAGACTCTGCCGACAG GGCAGAGTCTATATTTCGCCTCCTTCTGCATGAGCAAAGTCTTGTTCAATATGAGCCTCCTGATCCAAAATTGCTAACATCAATGGAGTATCACCGACTTGAACTGAAAACCATACTTGAGACGGCAAAATGGCAG CTAGAAGATTTTGAGAGAGCCGTTGGAGTTGCAGCTATGATGGAAACGTCTCAAACAAGGGAACATGTAATTACCAGACATATGCAGTTCATTAGAGCAATAAAGGAGCAAATAAATCACGTAGAGAAAAGCTTAGGTGATCCCTTGATGGGAGATTCAGTTAGAAACTCTGAGTGGGTTAGCTTAAATGAACAAGACAGCGATGGATTAGCATTATTTATTACAGGAGGGAATCCCACTGGCTTTTCAAATCATAATGAACTGGAGGATAGTAGCATATTAAGAAGATTTCTTGATCCTGCGGGTGGGAATCCCACTACGTCTGGTTTGAAAGATGACGAGAATGTGGAGCATGGAAAACATGACATTGAGAAGCTAAATGGGAACAGGGATTTTCATGTGGACCAATATAAAGATTCCATCAAACAGAATAATTTAAGGAAGGTGGGTTCTCGTTATTCGTCAAGAATGAGCTTAGATGCATTAAATTCTCTTTATGAGAGCAATTACAACCGACGTGGTGAGCATGCCTGTTGGGATCTCGAAGCCAATGAAGCCAAACCTAATGGCTTATCTCAGGTGAGCAAGTTGAGAGGGAGTTCTAGCAGATTGAACATCCTTGGGTTTTTGAACAGGAAATGGACCGCCTACGGAAGTAGAGCCCGGAACTACACAAAGAGGTTGAAAGATGGGGAAGAACAAAGGCATGTCCCATCATTCAGTGATATTTCTTATGCTGCACCG GTTCAACATATAATATATCGATGGTTTCCATGTCATTTTGAAGTAAACTGGCATTCGATGAAAACCATATTGCTAATAGTTTGTACGCTGATTGTTTTGG TTAAACTGGTGTCTCGAGTCTTTTAG
- the LOC120012920 gene encoding glucosamine 6-phosphate N-acetyltransferase-like, with amino-acid sequence MQSSNPHGEGKFQVRKLEISDKTKGFIELLQQLSVCDSISDMEFEERFQEISSYGDDHFICVIEDDLSGKIIATGSIFIEKKFLRNCGKVGHIEDVVVDSNARGLQLGKRIVEYLTEHAHALGCYKVILDCSLDNKTFYEKCGFKQKEIQMVKYFI; translated from the coding sequence ATGCAGAGCAGTAACCCACATGGAGAAGGGAAGTTTCAAGTTCGAAAATTAGAGATATCCGACAAGACCAAGGGATTCATAGAGCTATTGCAGCAACTAAGTGTTTGTGATTCCATCTCAGATATGGAATTCGAAGAACGATTTCAAGAGATAAGCTCCTATGGTGATGACCATTTTATCTGTGTAATTGAAGATGATCTGTCTGGGAAGATTATTGCGACTGGGAGCATATTCATTGAAAAGAAGTTCCTGAGAAATTGTGGCAAAGTTGGGCACATTGAAGATGTTGTTGTTGATTCCAACGCACGAGGGTTGCAATTAGGGAAACGGATTGTTGAGTACCTCACTGAGCATGCTCATGCATTAGGTTGTTATAAAGTGATTCTTGATTGCAGTCTTGATAACAAAACTTTTTATGAGAAATGTGGCTTCAAACAGAAAGAAATTCAGATGGTGAAGTATTTCATTTGA
- the LOC120012921 gene encoding cytochrome b-c1 complex subunit 9-like isoform X1, with protein MDYSAARRNKGGLYEGLYRLVMRRNSVYVTFIVAGAFLGERAVDYGVQKLWEYNNLGVITSATISKRYEDISVLGQRPTEE; from the exons ATGGATTACTCTGCTGCTCGAAGAAATAAAGGAGGCCTCTACGAAGGTCTCTACAGATTGGTTATGCGCCGCAACTCCGTTTATGTTACCTTCATCGTCGCCGGTGCTTTCCTTGGCGAGCGG GCTGTGGATTATGGAGTTCAAAAGCTGTGGGAGTACAACAATCTTGGGGTAATAACGTCTGCTACCATTTCT AAACGGTATGAAGACATTTCAGTTTTGGGGCAAAGGCCAACGGAGGAATGA
- the LOC120012921 gene encoding cytochrome b-c1 complex subunit 9-like isoform X2 has product MDYSAARRNKGGLYEGLYRLVMRRNSVYVTFIVAGAFLGERAVDYGVQKLWEYNNLGKRYEDISVLGQRPTEE; this is encoded by the exons ATGGATTACTCTGCTGCTCGAAGAAATAAAGGAGGCCTCTACGAAGGTCTCTACAGATTGGTTATGCGCCGCAACTCCGTTTATGTTACCTTCATCGTCGCCGGTGCTTTCCTTGGCGAGCGG GCTGTGGATTATGGAGTTCAAAAGCTGTGGGAGTACAACAATCTTGGG AAACGGTATGAAGACATTTCAGTTTTGGGGCAAAGGCCAACGGAGGAATGA
- the LOC120012162 gene encoding iron-sulfur assembly protein IscA-like 2, mitochondrial — protein sequence MSRTSLIRRLAPYFAARIRQNHMLLSTSSASALREADSSSSPSPDAVQITENCIRKMKELQAGEGSSERKMLRLSVETGGCSGFQYAFNLEDKIDSDDRVFERDGVKLLVDNISYDFVKGATIDYVEELIRSAFIVVENPSAVGGCSCKSSFMVKQ from the exons ATGTCGAGAACATCTTTGATTCGGCGCCTAGCTCCATATTTCGCTGCTCGAATCCGGCAGAACCACATGCTTCTCAGCACCTCCTCAGCCTCCGCGCTCCGCGAAGCTgattcttcctcttctccttctcctgaTGCCGTTCAAATAACGGAGAATTGCATCCGG aaaatgaaagaaCTACAAGCTGGTGAGGGATCATCGGAGCGAAAAATGCTTCGCTTGAGTGTAGAAACTGGTGGATGTTCTGGGTTCCAGTATGCTTTCAACTTGGAAGATAAAATCGACTCAGATGACAG GGTTTTTGAAAGAGATGGAGTTAAACTGCTGGTCGACAACATTTCCTATGATTTTGTGAAAGGAGCAACTATCGATTATGTCGAGGAATTGATCCGTTCTGCTTTCATA GTGGTAGAAAATCCAAGTGCAGTGGGTGGGTGCAGCTGTAAAAGTTCTTTCATGGTGAAGCAATGA